The following proteins are encoded in a genomic region of Triticum dicoccoides isolate Atlit2015 ecotype Zavitan chromosome 1B, WEW_v2.0, whole genome shotgun sequence:
- the LOC119311491 gene encoding uncharacterized protein LOC119311491 — MLLAKLDVRMPEVKDVRMSVQVGAKAATEAAASKKPSECIADCLDDLASMWSKTRSFLLAHIACHRVIVHAISIRISKQKYEKRRNKSRSPLQSGDAGFLSSCCCFLKYALLFKRPSMTRRASEASPNFRHACIWMCLDNMARSSRQSAMHVEDFLAALPNACGRLHRLLGSHMDRHYNDVLHLRRPDIQVG, encoded by the exons ATGTTACTAGCCAAGCTGGACGTCAGGATGCCAGAGGTGAAGGACGTACGAATGTCGGTCCAGGTGGGTGCCAAGGCGGCAACGGAGGCGGCCGCCAGCAAGAAACCCTCCGAGTGCATCGCCGACTGCCTCGACGACCTTGCCTCCATGTGGAGCAAAACAAGGAGCTTCCTACTCGCTCACATTGCATGTCACCGAGTCATTGTTCATGCAATATCAATAAGAATCAGTAAGCAGAAATATGAAAAACGACGGAACAAATCACGCTCTCCTCTTCAGTCAGGTGATGCCGGTTTTTTGTCGAGCTGCTGTTGCTTCCTGAAATACGCCCTCCTCTTCAAGAGGCCATCAATGACACGTAGAGCTTCGGAGGCATCACCGAATTTTCGCCATGCGTG CATCTGGATGTGCTTGGATAATATGGCAAGGTCGTCGAGACAGTCGGCGATGCACGTGGAGGATTTCTTGGCGGCCCTGCCGAATGCATGCGGCCGCCTCCACCGCCTTCTTGGCAGCCACATGGACCGACATTACAATGACGTCCTTCACCTCCGGCGTCCTGACATCCAGGTTGGTTAG